A stretch of the Photobacterium toruni genome encodes the following:
- the xerD gene encoding site-specific tyrosine recombinase XerD, with translation MVTDDVIIERFLDAMWMERGLSDNTLASYRNDLKKLQQWMQQQAITVSQASIDDLQRYQLWLFDQNYKQTSRARMVSAIRRLFQYLYREKVRIDDPSAMLVTPKLPKRLPKDLSEAQVDALLEAPDVNDPLELRDKAMLELLYATGLRVTELVTLTMDKVSLRQGVVRVTGKGDKERLVPMGENAVDWIEQFIDSGRPVLLGEKSSDVLFPSRRARQMTRQTFWHRIKHYAVLAGIDADTLSPHVMRHAFATHLLNYGADLRVVQMLLGHSDLSTTQIYTHVATERLKQLHQSHHPRA, from the coding sequence ATGGTAACCGATGATGTTATTATTGAACGCTTTCTTGATGCGATGTGGATGGAGCGAGGATTATCAGACAATACTCTCGCCTCTTACCGTAATGATTTGAAAAAATTACAGCAATGGATGCAGCAACAAGCGATTACAGTTTCTCAAGCCTCTATTGATGATTTACAACGCTATCAACTATGGTTGTTTGATCAAAACTATAAACAGACGTCAAGGGCGCGAATGGTGTCGGCAATTCGACGTTTATTTCAATATTTATACCGTGAAAAAGTACGGATTGATGATCCTAGTGCAATGCTAGTAACCCCTAAATTACCCAAGCGGTTGCCCAAAGATCTGAGCGAAGCGCAAGTTGATGCTTTATTAGAAGCACCAGATGTGAATGATCCACTTGAATTGCGTGACAAGGCAATGTTGGAATTATTGTATGCCACGGGACTTCGTGTAACCGAATTAGTCACATTAACCATGGATAAAGTCAGCTTACGCCAAGGTGTAGTTAGAGTAACAGGTAAAGGTGATAAAGAACGCTTAGTACCAATGGGTGAAAATGCTGTTGATTGGATTGAGCAGTTTATTGACAGTGGGCGCCCAGTATTATTAGGCGAGAAAAGCTCAGATGTACTGTTTCCAAGCAGACGTGCAAGGCAAATGACGCGCCAGACATTTTGGCATCGTATTAAACATTATGCGGTATTAGCGGGGATTGATGCTGATACATTATCTCCCCATGTTATGCGTCATGCTTTTGCGACACATTTACTTAATTATGGTGCTGATTTACGGGTGGTACAAATGTTGCTTGGTCATAGTGATCTTTCAACAACGCAAATATATACTCATGTTGCGACTGAAAGATTGAAACAATTGCACCAAAGCCATCATCCTCGTGCATAA
- the fldB gene encoding flavodoxin FldB, which yields MKIGLFYGSTTCYTEMAAEKIRECLGADIVELHNIKHTPLATMNQYDMLILGISTWDFGEIQEDWEAVWQQLDGLQLQQKTVALFGLGDQEGYTEWFLDAMGMLHDQLSPTGVQFIGYWPNDDSYQFQASKALTADNSLFVGLALDEDSQYELSDARIEKWCEQIMLEYAQLL from the coding sequence ATGAAAATTGGTTTGTTTTATGGCTCAACCACCTGCTATACCGAAATGGCCGCAGAAAAAATTCGTGAATGTCTCGGCGCTGATATCGTTGAATTACACAATATTAAACACACGCCATTAGCAACAATGAACCAGTACGATATGCTGATTTTAGGTATTTCAACCTGGGATTTTGGTGAAATTCAAGAAGATTGGGAAGCGGTGTGGCAACAACTTGATGGCTTACAATTACAACAAAAAACAGTGGCACTATTTGGTTTAGGGGATCAAGAAGGCTATACCGAATGGTTTTTAGATGCGATGGGCATGTTACATGATCAACTTAGTCCAACAGGCGTACAATTTATTGGTTATTGGCCAAATGATGACAGCTATCAATTTCAGGCTTCAAAAGCACTAACCGCTGATAACTCATTGTTTGTTGGCCTTGCGTTAGATGAAGATAGTCAATATGAATTAAGCGATGCTCGCATTGAGAAATGGTGTGAACAAATCATGCTTGAATATGCTCAACTTTTATAA